Below is a window of Lacibacter sp. H407 DNA.
AAAGTTGCGGCCTTGCTCATTGCTGCTTTCCTCCCACAAAAGATCGTTGCCGGCGGGTGATGCTATGAGGATACCGAAGCGAACTGCATCAGCACCATATTGATCGATCAAGTTCAACAGATCAGGAGAGTTGCCCAATTGCTTACTCATTTTTCTCCCTTGTTTATCTCTTACCATTCCGGTGAAATAAACATCCTTAAATGGCTGCTCTTTTTTGTATTCGAAACCGGCCATGATCATTCTGGCTACCCAGAAGAAGATAATGTCCTGACCCGTTACCAAAGTGGTGGTAGGGTAGTAGTATTCAGCATCTTTATTCCCAGGATTGCTGATGCCTTTGAACACTTCCATTGGCCAAAGCCATGATGAGAACCAGGTGTCGAGGCAGTCTTCGTCTTGATGAATGGCTTCCGTTGATAAGTCATAGTTGTATTGTTTCTTAAACTCAACTACAGCTTCTGTTGCGGTTTCTGCCACAACAAACTCACCATTTGGTAAATACCACGCAGGTATCCGTTGTCCCCACCATAATTGACGTGAAATACACCAGTCTTTAATATTGTTAAGCCAATGGCTGTAGGTGTTTTTTGTTTTTTCAGGATAGAACCTGATTTCATCGTTCATTACAGCCGATAAGGTCTCAGGATTCCGATTTAAAAACTCCTTCATATTGATGAACCATTGCAGGCTCAATCTCGATTCAATGATGGCGCCAGTTCGTTCACTTGTTCCTACCTGTCCTTTATAATCTTCAATTTTCTCAACTTGATTGAGTTGTCCAATGTCGTCTGCAATTTTCTTTCTTAATTCAAACCGGTCAATGCCGTTATAAGAAAGTACAAGTTCAGATGGGTTGTCATCTGCAAGTTCTTCAGCTGTAAATCTTCCTTCCGCATCCAATGTATTTAAAGCTTTCAGGTTATGCTTCCTTCCAAGCTCATTGTCATTTTTATCATGCGCAGGTGTTATTTTTAATGCACCTGTTCCAAATTCTGCATCTACATATTCATCTGCAATAACAGGAATCTTGCGGTTGATGATCGGTACAATCACTTCTTTACCTATCCACGCTTTATAACGTTCGTCGGTTGGGTTTACACAAATTGCAACATCACCTAAAATCGTTTCAGGCCTTGTTGTTGCAACGGTAATAAACTGATTGCTGTTTTCAACCAATTGATATTTTACATAGTACAGTTTTGAATCGATCTCTTTAAAGATCACTTCTTCATCACTCAGGGCTGTCTTGCCAACGGGGTCCCAGTTAACCATGCGCAATCCTCTGTAGATTATACCTTTCTTATGCAGGTCAATAAAAACCTTGATAACGCTTTTGTAATAATCTTCGTCCATCGTAAAGCTGGTACGATCCCAGTCTAAACTGCAACCCATTTTCTTCAACTGCTGCAGAATAATACCGCCATATTTCTCTTTCCATTCCCAGGCATAGCCAAGAAATTCATCACGACTGATAGAAGCTTTCTGAATCCCTTTTTCACGAAGCATCTGTACCACTTTTGCTTCGGTTGCAATCGATGCATGGTCGGTACCGGGCACCCAGCAGGCATTTTTGCCCTGCATACGGGCACGACGGACAAGCACATCCTGAATGGTATTGTTGAGGCAATGCCCCATGTGCAACACACCCGTTACGTTGGGTGGGGGAATCACAATCGTATAAGGCTCCCGGTCATCGGGAGTGCTATTGAAATACTTCTGTTCGTTCCAGTAGCTATACCATTTTTCTTCGGATGCTTTATGCTCAAAATTTTTGCTCAGTTCCATGCAGGATGTATCTTTTTTGGTGGGCAAAGTTAAGGAAAGCGAGGTTGATTGGCTGAAGGAATCCTCTGGTTGAGAAGGGGATAGAAATGAAAAAGCTCCTTTACCGGAGCTTTAAAAAAGGTGAAAAAGGTACTGAGCTGTTCTTACGAACAGCGATTGAGTAAATTTCTTATCATAGGCAATTGATTAACCGAACATTAATAAGGTAATCAATGCAATCGCTGCGAAAAATACAATTACAAAAATTGTAGTTTTCACTGTGTCACTCATTTGTGATGAATTTGATGCCATAACTTTTAAGTTTAAAAGGTTACAAATTACTTCACAGGAAATACGGAATTCTAATCGTACTGTTGAGTTCTTACAGGAGTGGTAGAGGTAAATCTTATACGAATTTACTTTAGTTTAAGCAGTCAACAAAAAATATGCCCTTTTTATTTTAATTTGCCATACGTGGTTTTACGTACTTATGCTTTACGCTATTACAGATATTGAGACAACAGGAGGGTACGCAGCTTCAAACGGTATTACTGAAATAGCAGTTTATATCCATGATGGTCAGCAGGTTGTGGATAGTTTTGAAACGCTTGTAAACCCGCATCAATCCATTCCCAGGTTTGTACAGTCTTTAACAGGCATCACCGACGATATGGTACAGCTGGCACCTTCCTTCGAAGAAATTGCCCCACGCTTGATGGAATTGTTTCAAGGCAAAGTGTTTGTAGCTCATAACGTCAACTTCGATTATTCGTTTGTTAACCATCAACTACAATCGCTTGGCTACAATCTGAACTGTAAAAAATTATGTACCGTTCGTTATGCAAGAAAGATCTTTCCAAAACTTGCATCGTACAGCTTAGGCAATCTTTGCAGGCATTTTGAAATTCCATTGTACAACCGTCACAGGGCAGCGGGTGATGCAAAAGCAACTGTTCAATTGCTGGAACTGTTGCGTAAGAATGATGTGAATAATCATTTGCACACAATGATCGGGAAGCAATCGAAAGAACAATACCTGCCACTGCATCTGAATAAAGAAGATATTGATCAGTTACCGCTTACGCCCGGTGTGTATTATTTCCATGATGCAAAAGATAAGATCGTTTATGTGGGTAAGGCATTGCAGTTAAAGAAGCGTGTAACCAGTCATTTTTCCAATAACAAACCTTCACGCCAGAAACAGGAATTTCAACGAAACATCCATCGCATCTCTTATCAGCAATGTGGCACAGAGTTGATGGCTTCGGTATTAGAAACGATCGAGATCAAACGACTGTGGCCAAAGTATAACCGGGCCGTTAAGGGTTATGAAGCCAGCTATGGTTTGTATTTGTACGAAGATGGAAATGGTTACATGCGCCTGGCGGTTGACCGGAAACATAAACATCTCCCGGCCGTGCATTTGTTTTACAGCAGGTACGAAGGGGTAACAGAATTAAAACGACTAATTAAAGAATTTAATTTGTGCAACAGGCTTTGCTTTATCGATCGGTCTACTGATCCTGTTTGCAGTGCAGAAGGATGTAAAGGTGCCTGCAATGGGACCGAAACTGCAGCAGCTTACAATGAAAGAGTTAAAAATGCAGTTGATCAATTGAAACAGGAGTTACCAAGTTTTGCCATACGGGAACGATCTTATTTCAATGAAAAAGACAGTTGCATTTTAATGGAAGGTGGCCGCTTTTATGGAATGGGCTATGTGGCAACTGAATTTGATCTCAGTGCAAAAGACGAACTCCGAAACCAATTGCAGGAATACCCAGAATATGATTTTGTACGAAACATCATCAAACGATATGCATTAGAACAACCGGATAAAGTGGTTTGGTTGTAATAATAAAAAGCAGGAAATTCCAAATTCCAAAACCCAGAGAGCCGTTTAAAGATTCAAACCACAAACTTAGAACTGAAGAACTTAGAACTTGTTTTATTGCCTTGTCCACGTATCTGTTCTTCCAATCAATGATACACCAATATAGCCCCTCACTTTGATTACATTATTGCTTTCCATGGCAACCTTGCAAGAATACGTTTTGCCATTTTTTGGATCATAAATTTTTCCGCCCGTCCATTCGTTTTTATCAGTGTATTTGAATCCCCACATATTTACTAGACCCAAAACAGGGCGTGAATGATTCTTTTCTTCAGGGTGGTTGATATCTGTTTTTGGTTTGCCTGTTTTAGGATCGTTGGGCTCTTTTAACCAGGTGATCTTCCCCTGGTACTTGTCACCATTCTTATAGATCTGGATAATGCCGGTGCCTTCGCCATTTTTCCAGCTACCAACAATGGCATCAGGGTTATCTTGTTTTACAGCAAACGAAGAGATGACTAACAAAAAGCAAACAGTCAGAGTTGCAAGAATGATTTTTTTCATACGACAAATTTTTAATTTACGTGAGACCTATGAGGTTTGCCGGACGGGGTCGCTGCGCTGCAAACCTCATAGGTCTGACTACTCAAAAGTAAACAACCATTAGTATAATTTGTTACATGTAACGCCTCTTTGAAAAAAAATTTGATTATTTAACTGTCATACAACATCTTTGCAACACAATGAACAAAGCAATTGTAAATAATCAGTGGTGGTGGCATACAACTCTAAGGGGTCTGTAATACTATTACTGTGATTGTTCCAATCATATTCTGACCCCGAATTACTTCGGGGTTTTTTATTTGCTGAAACTGAAATGAATTAAACGGATCATGAAGAAAATTAAGATAGAAACGACTTGCAAAAAAATGCTGGCAGATGTGTTCACTCCTGTCGGTATTTATCTACGTCTGAGGGATCGCTTCAGGGATACCATCCTGCTGGAAAGTACAGATCATCATGCAGCAGAAAACAGCTGGTCGTTTATTGGTATCAATGCGATAGCGGGGATGGAGATCAGCTCCACCACAAGCATTGAATTTAAATTGCCCGGACAAAAGCCTGAACGTATTGCCATCAAACAGCCAACGGAGGTGCCGCAGCAACTGTATGATTTCATGAATCGCTTTGAAGCAAGCGGCGATTGCAAAGAAGCAAAATTTGCACAGGGTCTTTATGGCTATACAACTTACGATGCAGTACAATTCTTCGATACTATCAAACTGAATGCAGAACGAAAAGATCCGGCTGCTATTCCGTTAATGCGTTACCGTTTGTATCAATACGTGATTGCTATCAATCATCATAAAGATGAATTGTTCATTTGTGAAAACAAGATCGCAGGTATTGAAAGCGATGTGGCGGTTGTAGAAAGTTTGATCCGCAGTAAAGATGTTCCTGTTTATCCGTTTGCAGTAAAAGGTGAAGAAAGTTCCAATGTAACCAATGAAGAATATGTGGAGATGGTGAAGAAAGGCATAGCCAGTTGCCATCGTGGTGATGTGTTCCAAATTGTTTTGAGCAGAAGGTTTCAGCAATCGTTCAGTGGCGATGAGTTTAATGTGTATCGTGCATTACGCAGCATCAATCCTTCTCCTTATTTATTCTTTTTCGATTATGGCGATTATAAATTAATGGGTTCATCGCCTGAATCGCAGATCATCATTAATAATGGTAAAGCTGTTGTTCATCCCATCGCAGGTACATTTAAACGCACAGGTGATGATGAAATTGATCAACGAGAAGCAGCCCGTTTACTGGAAGATGCAAAAGAAAATGCCGAGCATGTAATGTTGGTTGATCTTGCAAGAAATGATCTCAGTCGGGTGTGTGATGATGTAAGTGTGGCACATTACCGGCAGGTACAGTATTACAGTCATGTGATTCATTTGGTAAGTGAAGTGGTGGCGAAGGTTCGTCCCAACTCTAATCCGTTTGAATTATTAGCCAAAACATTTCCTGCAGGTACGTTAAGTGGCGCACCAAAAATTAAAGCAATGCAATTGATTGACGCAAACGAACCAACAGCCCGTAGTTATTATGGTGGAGGTATCGGCTTTATGGGTTTTGATGGTAGCTGCAATCATGCCATCATGATCCGTACGTTCATGAGCCGTCAAAATACATTGGTCTATCAAGCTGGTGCAGGTGTAGTAGCAGCAAGTAAACCTGAAAGTGAATTGCAGGAAGTGAATAATAAGTTAGGAGCATTAAAGAAAGCAATTGAGTTTGCGGAAAGCATTCGTTAATAGTTGATGAACCATAACACAATGAAAATTTTAGTATTCGATAACTACGACAGCTTTACATACAACCTTGTCCATTTGGTGGAGAAGATCACACATATAAAAGTAGATGTGTATCGTAACGACCAGATTCCATTGGAAAAGGTGAAAGACTATGATAAGATTATTTTATCACCGGGTCCCGGTATTCCTGAAGAAGCAGGCTTGTTGTTGCCATTGATCAAAGAATATGCAGCAACAAAATCTATTCTGGGTGTATGTTTAGGTCACCAGGCAATTGGTGAAGCATTTGGTGGAACGTTGACGAATCTGTCAACTGTATTTCATGGAATAGCTACACCGATAAAAATCCAAAATCCAAGATCCAAAAAACAAAATGCTGTGTTGAATGATCTGCCCGATACAATTGAAGTAGGTCGTTATCACAGTTGGGTAGTAAATAAAGAAGGGTTTCCAGCTGAATTAGAAATAACCGCAGAAGATGAAACAGGAATGATCATGGCATTGCAACATAAAACATTTGATGTGCAGGGTGTACAGTTTCATCCGGAAAGTGTGTTGACGCCGGTGGGTGAAAGTATTCTTCGAAACTGGCTGGTCTGAACTGGGATGAATGAGATGAAGGGATTAGTGGGATTGAGATAATTTTTAAAAGTGATATTATGCCGGAATTTAAATATGGTGACATAACTGAGAAGATTATCGGCGCCTGTTTTAAAGTACATAGCACACTCGGGAATGGATTCCAGGAAGTTATCTATCAACGTGCGTTAGAGCTGGAGTTGAAATTAATTCCATTAGATTATGCCCGTGAGTTTGAAATGCCGATTTATTATCTCGATCAGCAGATAGGAACGAGAAGGGTAGATTTCTTAATTGACAATAAAATAAGTGTTGAATTGAAAGCAATCATAAAATTGGAGGATGTTCATTTTGCTCAGGCGATGAATTATTTAGAAGCGTATAATCTTGAAGTAGGTTTGCTGATTAATTTCGGAAGTAAACGAATGGAATTTCACCGGTTTGCAAACAAGAAATATAACCCTGCAGTTTTCTTACATCCCAATCATCCAACAAATCCTAAAAATCCCAGTTCAGACAAATGAAAAAGATACTTCAGTTACTATTCGAACATAAAAGCCTTGATCGTCAACAAGCGAAAGAAGTGTTGTTGAACATCGGCAAAGCCATGTACAACGAACATGAGATCACTGCTTTTATGACGGTGTATCTCATGCGGAGCATTACAATAGAAGAACTGCAGGGTTTCCGTGATGCATTGCTGGAGCTTTGTGTACCGGTTGATCTCAATGGACATGCAGTGCTTGATATTGTTGGCACTGGTGGTGATGGAAAAAACACCTTCAACATTTCTACACTCTCTTGTTTTATTGTTGCAGGTGCCGGACAAAAAGTTGCCAAGCATGGTAACTATGGTGCATCAACCATCAGTGGTGCAAGTAATGTAATGGAGCAGCTGGGTTATAAATTCAAGAACAATGTTGATCAGTTGAAACGTGAAGTGGAAGAAGCAAATATCTGTTTCATGCATGCACCGATGTTTCATCCGGCATTAAAAACAGTTGGCCCTATCCGTAAGAATCTTGGGATGCGTACCTTCTTTAATATGCTGGGCCCAATGGTGAATCCTGCAAGTCCGGCGTATCAGTTGGTGGGCGTATTTAGTTTGGAGATGGCGAGAGTGTACAATTATTTATTGCAGCAAGCAGGTGGTGCATTCACCATTATTCATAGTCTTGATGGATATGATGAGATTTCATTGACCAACGATACAAAAGTGATCACCAATAAAGGCGAGTTTATCATGACACCTGAGCAGTTAGGCAAACGTATGGTACAGCAAACTGATATACATGGTGGCAACAGCATTGAAGAAGCAGCGAAGATCTTCACGAAAATATTAAGTGGCGAAGGCACATGGGCACAGAATGCGGTGGTCATGGCGAATGCAGCTATGGGTTTGTATTGCACTGGTGCTTATAAAACTTATGATGATGCATTTGCAGCCGCAGTTGAAAGCTTGGAAAGTGGAAGAGCGAATGGATGTTTGAAAAAACTGATTGAGTTGAATAATTAAAACGTTGTGTTCTCCGTGCACGCCTCCGTGAACTTTGTGTAACTATAGCGCAAAGGACACAAAGAATGCACAAAGGGAACAAAGAAATAAAATATGAATATTTTAGAGAAGATCATAGTTCAGAAACGAATTGAAGTAGAAGAGCGTAAAGCAAAAACCAGTGTGGCTGAATTGCAGCAACAGCCACTGTATGCAAGACCTGTTCTTTCGTTGAAACAGTTTCTGCTCGATGATACAAAGACAGGTATTATTGCAGAGTTCAAACGTCAATCGCCATCCAAAGGTGTGATCAATGGCAAAGCTGATGTTGTGGAAGTAACAACTGCTTACACAAACAACGGTGCATCCTGTTTGAGTGTGTTGACTGATGAACAGTTCTTTGGCGGCAGCACAAATGATCTGCTGAAAGCAAGAGTGAACGAAATTCCTATCTTACGGAAAGACTTCATTGTTGATGAATACCAGATCACAGAAGCAAAGGCAATGGGTGCTGATGTAATTTTGCTCATCGCTGCCTGTTTAAACCCTGCAGAAGTGAAACGATTAGCGACCTTTGCAAAATCGCTTGGGCTGGAAGTGTTGCTGGAACTGCATACAGAAGAAGAGCTGGAGCATATTTGTGAGGAAACGGAAATCGTTGGCATCAACAACCGCAACCTCAAAACATTTGAAGTGGATATTGAACGTAGTTTGCGCATGGCCAAACAAATTCCGGCAGATAAAATTAAAGTAGCGGAGAGCGGCATCAGTTCCGTTGAAAATATATTATTGTTCAAAGCAAACGGGTTCAGAGGATTTTTGATTGGTGAGAATTTTATGAAAGAAGAAAATCCCGGAAAAGCATTTGAACAATTCACACAACAATTAAAAAAAGCAGAAGCATGAATATTAAAGTTTGCGGTATTACCCAATTGAAACAGGTACAACAGTTAGAAGGATTGGATATTGATTTTGTCGGATTTATTTTCGACAAGAATTCTCCCCGTTATGTAGAAGGAAAGCTGGATAAGATAGAGATCAAGAAAGCGGATTACGACATGAAGAAAGTAGGCGTGTTTGTGAATCCATCATACAGCGATATCCTCGATGCCATTGAAGATTACGGTTTGGATGTAGTGCAATTGCATGGCGAAGAAACACCTGAGTTTTGTTCTGATCTTAACGAAGATGTGGAAGTGATCAAAGTATTTCATATTGATGAATCGGTGAAAGATATTGATGCGTTGGTAGCACCTTATGATGAAGCTTGTGATTATTATTTGTTCGATACAAAAAGCGGAGACAAGAAAGGTGGCACCGGCAAACAATTCGACTGGGATGTTATTGCAAAAAGCAAAATTGAAAAACCGTTTTTCCTGAGTGGTGGTATTGGTATTGAAGATGTAAAACGGATCAAAGCATTTAAGCACCCTGATTTTTATGGTGTGGATGTTAACAGCAAAGTTGAGAAAGCACCCGGTGAAAAAGATATGAGTTTGGTGCTGCAGTTTAAGTTAGGGATGAAATAGTCGGAACTGTGATTTGCGGGATGACAGGATTGTTGGGACGATGAATAACGATTGCGTATGCTTACAACCAACCAATTAAGGCAAAGCGTATGAGAATTAAAGTTTGCGGCATGACCGATTTGCAACAGATGCACCAATTAGGAGAAATGGGTGTTGAATTTGCCGGAATGATCTTTTACCACAAATCGCCGAGGTTTGTGTTAAAGCATTTAAATGGTGTACAGGTGAAACGGGCGAAGCTGAAAGTGTACAAGGTGGGTGTGTTTGTAAATGCGTCGTATGATGAGATCATTAATCATGTAGAAAATTTTGGGTTGGATATGGTGCAGCTGCATGGTGATGAAACGCCGAAGTTCTGTGAAAAGGTATCGGATTACATTTCGGTGATCAAAGCATTCCGCATCACTGATGATGATAATATTCCCTGGAAGATCAAAGATTATGTGGAAGCGGTGGATATGTACATGTTCGATACGATGGGTGCAGGTTACGGCGGCACAGGAAAAAAGTTTAACTGGAACATGCTGAAAGGCTTGAACATCGGCAAACCGTTCTTCTTAAGCGGAGGAATTGAGCCAACCGATGCAGCAGCGATCAAGGAATTTGCAAAGGAAGAAGTAGCAAAAGATCTGTTTGCATTGGACATGAACAGTAAGTTTGAAACGATGCCCGGAGTAAAAGATATGGAATTGGTGAAGAGGTTTGTGGGAGAGTTGAGAAGATGAGGTTGAAACACAGAGACACGGAGGTACAGAGATTTAGTAAAGATTCAATTTATTTTGAGAGATCGAACCGTCATGTCGAAGAAGGAGACATCTCTGAAGTTTGAAGTTGCTTGAATGTTTGTCAACCCGATTAAAGAATACAATATGAGATTTTAGAGATGCCTCGTGCCTCGGCATGACGCACTCAGACTAAAATTTACAATTTAAGTGGTAGAAGTATAAATGGATGGTGAGTTTGTGTAAATAAATGTGCTTATTCATCAACTATGATAAACAACTATTATGAAAAAGACTATTTGTTTGTTGATCTTGTTTTACGCTAATTATGCGATTGCTCAATTAAAAGTTGAACAACTGAAGAATGATTCTTTGATGAAAGTATTCATAAGCCAGCAAACGGGAAAAAAGTTTCAGGATTTGCATTTTATGACCTTAAAAGAATTAAGAGATAGAAGAGTAATTGGGGTTAATTCAAAATTGGATTCGATTAAAACGGAGAAAAGCTTGATTGCAGATTTTAATAAAGATGGTAAACAGGATTTGGTTGTAAGTTATGCGGTGCGAACACCGTCTCAAAAGTATGTTGACGGGTTTTATGTAATGACTTTTGTATCGACATTATCAGGGGATTACAAAAAGAAGAATCTTTGGAATGAGTATGATCATTTGTATGGCAGTCCAGTCAGATTGTTTTCAAATCCATTGTATTTTGTGTTAGCACGACTTGAATACGAATTCAGAGAAGAGAAAATACGATATGATACATTGAAATACTTTCAGGGAGAATTTATAAATGTGAATGATGCTTGTGTGAAGGCTTTTGATAGTATAAAATATTATAGAACATCAAATTGGGTTTCGTCATCTTATCAGTATAGTCATTTGACGGTATTCTCAAATATGACAATGAAACGAGAGGATTTTAATGACGGTAAGAAGAGAATTTATACGTGTTCATTAAAGGTTGAAGTGTTCGATAGTTTATACAAGCTTATCTGCCAGGTTAACCTTTGGAATTTAAAGGAAAGCTACGAGATGAAATCTATTTCTGATGCAGGTACATCGCATCTCGTTATTGGGTATCGGGGTGTTGTAAAGACAATTGATGATTATGGCCATTGGGGGAATTTTGGGTTGGGAGCTTTATATAAGGTTTTGAATAGATTAAGCGATGAGGCCCAATGGACTTTATTGATTCCACCGAAAATTGAATATCAACCTCAGAAAAAACTGAAGCTTAACTGATGCCCTCTGCACAACCGATGAAAGGATTGCGACGCAACAGTTGATGCCATGAAAAACAAAAGCTGGTATCATTAAAATATAAAATGATGGAAACAACATATCAAAAACCTTCTTCGCAAGGTTATTACGGAAAATTCGGTGGAGCGTATATTCCTGAAATGCTGCATCGAAATGTGGAGGAATTGCAGAGCCGTTACCTCGATATAATGAGCGATGCTGCTTTTCAAAAAGAGTTCAGGGCTTTGCTGAAAGATTATGTAGGTCGTCCCACGCCGTTATTTTATGCAAAGCGGTTGAGCAAACAATTCAACACCAACATCTGGCTGAAGCGTGAAGATCTTTGTCATACCGGTGCGCATAAGATCAATAATACGGTGGGACAAATTTTGCTGGCTGAACGTCTCGGTAAGAAACGCATCATTGCAGAAACAGGTGCGGGACAACATGGTGTGGCAACGGCAACAGTGTGTGCGTTGAAAGGCGTGGAGTGTATTGTGTACATGGGCGAAAAAGATATTGAACGCCAGGCGCCGAATGTGGCTCGTATGAAAATGTTGGGCGCAACTGTGGTACCTGCAACAAGCGGCAGTAAAACATTAAAGGATGCAACGAATGAAGCCATTCGTGACTGGATCAATAATCCCAACGATACACATTATATCATCGGCAGTGTAGTAGGACCGCATCCGTATCCTGATATGGTGGCGAAGTTTCAAAGTGTGATCAGTGAAGAAATGCGTTGGCAGTTAAAAGAACATACGGGCAAAGATTTACCTACGCATGTAATGGCGTGTGTGGGTGGTGGCAGTAATGCGGCCGGTGCGTTCTATCATTTCTTAGATGAGTTGAGTGTAAAAATTATTGCTGTTGAAGCAGCAGGTCATGGTGTGAACAGCGGAATGAGTGCAGCTACCA
It encodes the following:
- a CDS encoding valine--tRNA ligase, which gives rise to MELSKNFEHKASEEKWYSYWNEQKYFNSTPDDREPYTIVIPPPNVTGVLHMGHCLNNTIQDVLVRRARMQGKNACWVPGTDHASIATEAKVVQMLREKGIQKASISRDEFLGYAWEWKEKYGGIILQQLKKMGCSLDWDRTSFTMDEDYYKSVIKVFIDLHKKGIIYRGLRMVNWDPVGKTALSDEEVIFKEIDSKLYYVKYQLVENSNQFITVATTRPETILGDVAICVNPTDERYKAWIGKEVIVPIINRKIPVIADEYVDAEFGTGALKITPAHDKNDNELGRKHNLKALNTLDAEGRFTAEELADDNPSELVLSYNGIDRFELRKKIADDIGQLNQVEKIEDYKGQVGTSERTGAIIESRLSLQWFINMKEFLNRNPETLSAVMNDEIRFYPEKTKNTYSHWLNNIKDWCISRQLWWGQRIPAWYLPNGEFVVAETATEAVVEFKKQYNYDLSTEAIHQDEDCLDTWFSSWLWPMEVFKGISNPGNKDAEYYYPTTTLVTGQDIIFFWVARMIMAGFEYKKEQPFKDVYFTGMVRDKQGRKMSKQLGNSPDLLNLIDQYGADAVRFGILIASPAGNDLLWEESSNEQGRNFNNKLWNALKLVKMWEGRTKDNGQKTTAESSFAVEWFDNRLNEAKSEIDQLFKEFRLSEALKTIYSLIWDDFCSWYLEWVKPGFEQPIDAAVYNKTVSFFEELMQLLHPFMPFISEEIYHALKVRAAGDDITIKQLSAAAKADKEVLQLAIQLKEVITALRDIRVKNQIKPKEAIKLSIETDQQTSYKSIESILAKQLNAESISYVSAPVAGCISTVIQKDKFYIATEQAIDTSSQKEQMLKDLEYLKGFLLSVEKKLGNERFVQNAKPEVVDIEKKKKADAEAKIKAIEESLASL
- a CDS encoding exonuclease domain-containing protein; translated protein: MLYAITDIETTGGYAASNGITEIAVYIHDGQQVVDSFETLVNPHQSIPRFVQSLTGITDDMVQLAPSFEEIAPRLMELFQGKVFVAHNVNFDYSFVNHQLQSLGYNLNCKKLCTVRYARKIFPKLASYSLGNLCRHFEIPLYNRHRAAGDAKATVQLLELLRKNDVNNHLHTMIGKQSKEQYLPLHLNKEDIDQLPLTPGVYYFHDAKDKIVYVGKALQLKKRVTSHFSNNKPSRQKQEFQRNIHRISYQQCGTELMASVLETIEIKRLWPKYNRAVKGYEASYGLYLYEDGNGYMRLAVDRKHKHLPAVHLFYSRYEGVTELKRLIKEFNLCNRLCFIDRSTDPVCSAEGCKGACNGTETAAAYNERVKNAVDQLKQELPSFAIRERSYFNEKDSCILMEGGRFYGMGYVATEFDLSAKDELRNQLQEYPEYDFVRNIIKRYALEQPDKVVWL
- a CDS encoding DUF2147 domain-containing protein; translation: MKKIILATLTVCFLLVISSFAVKQDNPDAIVGSWKNGEGTGIIQIYKNGDKYQGKITWLKEPNDPKTGKPKTDINHPEEKNHSRPVLGLVNMWGFKYTDKNEWTGGKIYDPKNGKTYSCKVAMESNNVIKVRGYIGVSLIGRTDTWTRQ
- a CDS encoding anthranilate synthase component I family protein encodes the protein MKKIKIETTCKKMLADVFTPVGIYLRLRDRFRDTILLESTDHHAAENSWSFIGINAIAGMEISSTTSIEFKLPGQKPERIAIKQPTEVPQQLYDFMNRFEASGDCKEAKFAQGLYGYTTYDAVQFFDTIKLNAERKDPAAIPLMRYRLYQYVIAINHHKDELFICENKIAGIESDVAVVESLIRSKDVPVYPFAVKGEESSNVTNEEYVEMVKKGIASCHRGDVFQIVLSRRFQQSFSGDEFNVYRALRSINPSPYLFFFDYGDYKLMGSSPESQIIINNGKAVVHPIAGTFKRTGDDEIDQREAARLLEDAKENAEHVMLVDLARNDLSRVCDDVSVAHYRQVQYYSHVIHLVSEVVAKVRPNSNPFELLAKTFPAGTLSGAPKIKAMQLIDANEPTARSYYGGGIGFMGFDGSCNHAIMIRTFMSRQNTLVYQAGAGVVAASKPESELQEVNNKLGALKKAIEFAESIR
- a CDS encoding anthranilate synthase component II, with amino-acid sequence MKILVFDNYDSFTYNLVHLVEKITHIKVDVYRNDQIPLEKVKDYDKIILSPGPGIPEEAGLLLPLIKEYAATKSILGVCLGHQAIGEAFGGTLTNLSTVFHGIATPIKIQNPRSKKQNAVLNDLPDTIEVGRYHSWVVNKEGFPAELEITAEDETGMIMALQHKTFDVQGVQFHPESVLTPVGESILRNWLV
- a CDS encoding GxxExxY protein, which encodes MPEFKYGDITEKIIGACFKVHSTLGNGFQEVIYQRALELELKLIPLDYAREFEMPIYYLDQQIGTRRVDFLIDNKISVELKAIIKLEDVHFAQAMNYLEAYNLEVGLLINFGSKRMEFHRFANKKYNPAVFLHPNHPTNPKNPSSDK
- the trpD gene encoding anthranilate phosphoribosyltransferase, whose translation is MKKILQLLFEHKSLDRQQAKEVLLNIGKAMYNEHEITAFMTVYLMRSITIEELQGFRDALLELCVPVDLNGHAVLDIVGTGGDGKNTFNISTLSCFIVAGAGQKVAKHGNYGASTISGASNVMEQLGYKFKNNVDQLKREVEEANICFMHAPMFHPALKTVGPIRKNLGMRTFFNMLGPMVNPASPAYQLVGVFSLEMARVYNYLLQQAGGAFTIIHSLDGYDEISLTNDTKVITNKGEFIMTPEQLGKRMVQQTDIHGGNSIEEAAKIFTKILSGEGTWAQNAVVMANAAMGLYCTGAYKTYDDAFAAAVESLESGRANGCLKKLIELNN
- the trpC gene encoding indole-3-glycerol phosphate synthase TrpC; the protein is MNILEKIIVQKRIEVEERKAKTSVAELQQQPLYARPVLSLKQFLLDDTKTGIIAEFKRQSPSKGVINGKADVVEVTTAYTNNGASCLSVLTDEQFFGGSTNDLLKARVNEIPILRKDFIVDEYQITEAKAMGADVILLIAACLNPAEVKRLATFAKSLGLEVLLELHTEEELEHICEETEIVGINNRNLKTFEVDIERSLRMAKQIPADKIKVAESGISSVENILLFKANGFRGFLIGENFMKEENPGKAFEQFTQQLKKAEA
- a CDS encoding phosphoribosylanthranilate isomerase; the encoded protein is MNIKVCGITQLKQVQQLEGLDIDFVGFIFDKNSPRYVEGKLDKIEIKKADYDMKKVGVFVNPSYSDILDAIEDYGLDVVQLHGEETPEFCSDLNEDVEVIKVFHIDESVKDIDALVAPYDEACDYYLFDTKSGDKKGGTGKQFDWDVIAKSKIEKPFFLSGGIGIEDVKRIKAFKHPDFYGVDVNSKVEKAPGEKDMSLVLQFKLGMK